From Streptomyces durmitorensis, a single genomic window includes:
- a CDS encoding quaternary amine ABC transporter ATP-binding protein, translated as MSRLQAEHLYKVFGRRPADAVEKLRHGTDREELRAEGTTAAVIDASFTVEPGQIFVVMGLSGSGKSTLLRMLNGLSEPTAGQVLFEGQDLTGLSARELREVRSKKISMVFQHFALFPHRSVLENAGYGLEVQGVPRAEREERATVALELAGLKGWEKSWPDELSGGMQQRVGLARALATDADLLLMDESFSALDPLIRRDMQDQLLELQKRLKKTIVFITHDLNEAMRLGDQIAVMRDGEIVQIGTAEDILVTPANDYVAAFTQDVDRSRVLTAGAIMAEPETAFGTKTDEGKELKTAQDVLSAAPATVKAETPIIDLFTPCSTSGVAVAVTDDEGKLIGVVPRARLLAVLGEPMTPENEPQDTAVPLDKTRDNTQDNGGQAVGKVVSGA; from the coding sequence GTGTCCAGGCTGCAAGCCGAACACCTGTACAAGGTATTTGGCAGACGACCCGCTGACGCGGTGGAGAAACTCCGCCACGGAACCGACCGAGAGGAGCTGCGCGCCGAGGGCACCACTGCCGCGGTGATCGATGCTTCCTTCACGGTCGAGCCGGGCCAGATCTTCGTCGTCATGGGTCTCTCCGGATCCGGCAAGTCCACGTTGCTGCGCATGCTCAACGGTCTGTCGGAACCGACGGCCGGACAGGTGCTCTTCGAGGGCCAGGACCTGACCGGTCTGAGCGCCCGTGAGCTGCGCGAGGTGCGTTCCAAGAAGATCAGCATGGTCTTCCAGCACTTCGCGCTCTTCCCGCACCGCAGCGTCCTCGAGAACGCCGGCTACGGCCTCGAGGTGCAGGGTGTGCCGCGCGCCGAGCGCGAGGAGCGCGCCACGGTGGCGCTCGAACTCGCGGGGCTCAAGGGCTGGGAGAAGTCCTGGCCCGACGAGCTCTCCGGCGGTATGCAGCAGCGCGTGGGCCTGGCCCGCGCGCTCGCGACCGACGCGGACCTGCTCCTCATGGACGAGTCGTTCAGCGCGCTCGACCCGCTGATCCGCCGCGACATGCAGGACCAGCTCCTGGAGCTCCAGAAGCGGCTGAAGAAGACCATCGTCTTCATCACCCACGACCTGAACGAGGCCATGCGCCTGGGCGACCAGATCGCCGTCATGCGTGACGGCGAGATCGTCCAGATCGGCACCGCCGAGGACATCCTCGTCACCCCGGCCAACGACTACGTCGCCGCGTTCACGCAGGACGTCGACCGCTCCCGTGTCCTCACGGCGGGCGCGATCATGGCCGAGCCCGAGACCGCGTTCGGCACGAAGACGGACGAGGGCAAGGAGCTGAAGACCGCACAGGACGTGCTGTCCGCGGCCCCCGCCACGGTCAAGGCCGAGACCCCGATCATCGACCTGTTCACGCCGTGCTCCACCAGTGGTGTGGCCGTCGCCGTGACCGACGACGAGGGCAAGCTCATCGGCGTCGTGCCGAGGGCGCGACTGCTCGCGGTGCTCGGCGAGCCGATGACCCCCGAGAACGAGCCGCAGGACACCGCCGTCCCGCTCGACAAGACGCGGGACAACACGCAGGACAACGGCGGACAGGCTGTGGGCAAGGTGGTCAGCGGTGCCTAG
- a CDS encoding helical backbone metal receptor, producing MTGVRVVSLVPSLTEAVAAGAPGALVGATEWCSHPEDLDVVRVGGTKNPDVRRIIGLAPDLVIANEEENRAPDLAALRAAGIEVLVTEVRDLPDAFRELARVLAACGAGRPTWLDEAESGWGQLPAPEARLKAVIPIWRRPWMVLGRDTFAGDLLRRLGVDNAYATHAERYPRIPVEELRGAGADLMILPDEPYRFTREDGPEEFTAPSALVSGRHLTWYGPSLAEAPAVLRAALRAAHPRM from the coding sequence GTGACCGGAGTACGGGTGGTCTCGCTGGTGCCCTCGCTGACCGAGGCGGTCGCGGCCGGCGCGCCGGGAGCGCTGGTGGGTGCCACGGAGTGGTGCAGCCATCCGGAGGACCTGGACGTCGTCCGCGTCGGCGGCACGAAGAATCCTGACGTGCGCCGGATCATCGGCCTCGCCCCGGACCTGGTGATCGCCAACGAGGAGGAGAACCGCGCCCCCGACCTCGCGGCGCTGCGGGCGGCGGGGATCGAGGTGCTCGTGACGGAGGTACGGGACCTGCCGGACGCCTTCCGCGAACTGGCCCGGGTGCTCGCCGCCTGCGGGGCGGGGCGCCCCACGTGGCTGGACGAGGCCGAGTCGGGGTGGGGCCAACTGCCCGCCCCCGAGGCCCGGTTGAAGGCGGTGATCCCCATCTGGCGGCGCCCGTGGATGGTCCTTGGCCGCGACACGTTCGCGGGGGATCTGCTGCGGCGCCTGGGCGTCGACAACGCGTACGCGACGCACGCCGAGCGCTATCCGCGCATCCCGGTCGAGGAACTGCGGGGCGCGGGCGCGGACTTGATGATCCTGCCCGACGAGCCTTACCGCTTCACCCGCGAGGACGGCCCCGAGGAGTTCACGGCCCCGTCGGCACTGGTCAGCGGCCGCCACCTCACCTGGTACGGCCCGTCCCTGGCGGAGGCGCCCGCCGTTCTCAGGGCTGCGCTGCGAGCAGCACACCCACGGATGTAG
- a CDS encoding helix-turn-helix domain-containing protein: MDEQKETLRVGSAVRRRRRQLELTLAVVAERSGLSVPFLSQVENERARPSRRSLQRVADALLTTDVELLAAADPACTVDLMRSDEGDVENSAPDARVRNLVRGHHQLHAVEFTGDHDEGREFQHRNDELMYVVGGAVEVEAEGRAYRLGRGDSLYLTGGVRHRWRATVPDSQVLVVAVGDHIEALDGSRR; this comes from the coding sequence ATGGACGAGCAGAAGGAAACCCTCCGGGTGGGCTCGGCCGTGCGGCGCCGCCGCCGGCAGCTGGAGCTCACCCTCGCCGTGGTGGCCGAGCGCAGCGGCCTCTCGGTGCCCTTCCTGAGCCAGGTCGAGAACGAGCGGGCGCGGCCCAGCAGGCGTTCCCTGCAGCGGGTCGCCGACGCCCTCCTGACGACCGACGTCGAACTGCTGGCCGCCGCGGACCCCGCATGCACGGTCGACCTGATGCGATCCGACGAAGGGGACGTCGAGAATTCGGCCCCGGACGCCCGGGTGCGCAATCTGGTGCGCGGTCACCACCAGCTGCACGCCGTCGAGTTCACCGGCGACCACGACGAGGGCCGCGAGTTCCAGCACCGCAACGACGAGTTGATGTACGTGGTGGGCGGCGCCGTCGAGGTCGAGGCGGAGGGCAGGGCCTATCGCCTCGGGCGCGGCGACAGCCTCTACCTGACCGGCGGGGTGCGCCACCGGTGGCGGGCGACCGTGCCGGACAGCCAGGTGCTCGTCGTGGCCGTCGGCGATCACATCGAGGCCCTGGACGGCTCGCGGCGCTGA
- a CDS encoding pentapeptide repeat-containing protein: MERDAYLAALAPGGDVDHRGTTLDDPLLASLLDAVRDPETGQPRFGRAIFVSAIFTGAAVFESVMFMDVGLFRSAIFEGGAGFRSTTFGGGADFESVIFTGYADFESATFKGDDTVFRSAIFRGRAGFDSATFESDAAFGSAIFKGSARFSATFQRSAWFRSAKFQDDVSFDSATFTGYAEFTSAIFEGSAGFSTTFSSGSAFDSAIFTGRAGFDSAIFEHIANFTSATFEGDAAFFEATFEGYVKFRSATFERDAHFTSSTFEGDAYFSSSAFEGDAVFDSATFSRNADFSAAVFERSAGLGPLVCAGQVTLSGAVFSGPVTIAIATRRLLCRRTRWSSTAALRLRHATVDFTDAVFEYPLSISAESDPFTRTSGEPIDETALAGDQPPSVRLASLRGVDAAHLVLADIDLSRCLLTGTVHLDQLRLEGACSFATVPRRTHWRRGHPVRFTERRTLAEEHHWRASQASAVRGWNVAVLGSGDVEPVSLAPVYRQLRKSFEDSKNEPGAADFYYGEMEMRRCTPETPRAERGLLTAYWAVSGYGLRATRALVWLLLAMSSTVLAMMLWGLPASDPKSESTGRATGQDTRPATDVPEPSNPVGPLHERVSTERFESGLRVVVNSVIFRSSGQDLTTSGTYTEMASRLFEPVLLGLAVLAVRGRVKR, encoded by the coding sequence ATGGAGCGTGACGCCTACCTCGCTGCTCTTGCCCCCGGCGGTGACGTCGACCACCGGGGCACCACGCTCGATGATCCTCTCCTCGCCTCCTTGCTGGATGCCGTACGTGACCCCGAGACCGGCCAGCCTCGTTTCGGCCGTGCCATCTTCGTGTCAGCGATCTTCACCGGCGCTGCCGTCTTCGAGTCGGTCATGTTCATGGACGTCGGCCTGTTCCGCTCGGCGATCTTCGAGGGCGGCGCCGGGTTCCGCTCGACGACCTTCGGGGGTGGCGCCGATTTCGAATCGGTGATCTTCACGGGTTACGCCGATTTCGAATCGGCGACTTTCAAGGGCGACGACACCGTGTTCCGCTCAGCGATCTTCAGGGGCAGGGCCGGATTCGACTCCGCGACCTTCGAAAGTGACGCCGCGTTCGGCTCGGCGATCTTCAAGGGCAGTGCCAGATTCTCGGCGACCTTCCAGCGAAGCGCCTGGTTCCGCTCGGCGAAATTCCAGGACGATGTCTCTTTTGATTCGGCGACTTTCACAGGCTACGCAGAGTTCACCTCGGCGATCTTTGAGGGCAGCGCCGGATTCTCCACGACCTTTTCGAGTGGGAGCGCGTTCGACTCGGCGATCTTCACGGGCAGGGCCGGATTCGACTCGGCGATCTTCGAGCACATCGCCAATTTCACATCGGCGACCTTCGAAGGCGACGCGGCCTTCTTCGAGGCGACCTTCGAAGGCTACGTCAAATTCCGCTCGGCGACCTTCGAGCGTGACGCCCATTTCACTTCGTCCACCTTCGAGGGTGACGCCTATTTCAGCTCGTCGGCCTTCGAGGGTGACGCCGTCTTCGACTCGGCGACCTTTAGCAGGAACGCCGATTTCTCAGCTGCTGTGTTTGAGCGATCGGCGGGTCTTGGACCGTTGGTCTGCGCGGGGCAGGTCACGCTCTCGGGTGCGGTGTTCAGCGGACCTGTGACGATCGCGATCGCCACGCGCCGCCTGCTGTGCCGACGAACGCGCTGGTCGTCGACGGCTGCCTTGCGATTACGTCATGCCACGGTGGACTTCACCGACGCGGTCTTCGAATATCCCCTCAGCATCTCTGCGGAGTCCGACCCCTTCACACGCACCAGCGGCGAGCCGATAGACGAAACTGCCCTGGCCGGCGACCAGCCCCCCAGTGTGCGGCTGGCCTCTCTCCGGGGTGTGGACGCGGCGCATCTCGTTCTCGCGGACATCGACTTGTCGCGCTGTCTGTTGACCGGGACCGTGCACCTGGACCAACTGCGGCTGGAAGGCGCCTGCTCCTTCGCCACGGTCCCGCGCCGCACGCACTGGCGGCGTGGGCACCCGGTTCGCTTCACCGAGCGGCGCACCCTGGCCGAGGAACACCACTGGCGCGCCAGTCAGGCCTCGGCGGTCCGCGGTTGGAACGTGGCCGTGCTCGGCTCGGGTGATGTCGAACCGGTGTCACTGGCGCCGGTGTACCGGCAATTGCGCAAGTCGTTCGAAGACAGCAAGAACGAGCCCGGTGCCGCCGACTTCTACTACGGCGAGATGGAGATGCGTCGCTGCACGCCGGAGACTCCGCGTGCCGAGCGCGGTCTGCTCACCGCCTACTGGGCCGTTTCCGGCTATGGCCTGCGTGCGACCCGCGCCCTGGTCTGGCTGCTCCTTGCGATGTCGAGCACCGTCCTTGCGATGATGTTGTGGGGCCTGCCGGCCAGTGATCCGAAGTCGGAGTCGACCGGGAGAGCGACGGGCCAGGACACCCGGCCGGCCACCGACGTCCCCGAGCCGTCCAACCCCGTTGGCCCCCTGCACGAGCGTGTCTCGACCGAGCGGTTCGAGAGCGGCTTGCGGGTGGTCGTGAACTCGGTGATCTTCCGCTCCTCAGGACAGGACCTGACCACGAGCGGCACCTATACCGAGATGGCTTCCCGCCTCTTCGAACCTGTTCTGCTCGGCCTCGCCGTCCTCGCCGTCCGCGGACGCGTCAAGCGGTAG
- a CDS encoding TDT family transporter, whose amino-acid sequence MVIVAHQQASSSTGIPRLPRITLATRHLGPNWYATVMGTAIIGGAGATLPVHIPGLRTACTAVWALSLLMLAALVTARTLHWIHHRDQARAHLLDPAVAPFYGCLSMALLAVGGGALLVGEDWIGTSAAVALDAVLFVSGTAIGLAAAVAIPYLMVVKHRMEPGQASPVWLLPLVAPMVSAALGPLLVPHLPAGQAQETLLFACFAMFGLSLLATLVMLPMIFARLLTGGPFPLALTPTLFLVLGPLGQSTTAVNKFADTAATGVVPAPYDQGFAVFAVLYGVPVMGFALLWLALAGAMVLRARRKGMGFAMTWWAFTFPVGTCVTGAEGLGKHTGLAVYDWLALALYALLVAAWAVALTQTLRGVLDGRLLAAPPQK is encoded by the coding sequence ATGGTCATCGTCGCCCACCAGCAGGCATCCTCAAGCACCGGCATCCCCCGTCTCCCCCGCATCACCCTCGCCACCCGTCACCTCGGCCCGAACTGGTACGCCACCGTCATGGGCACGGCGATCATCGGCGGCGCGGGCGCGACCCTGCCGGTTCACATCCCCGGCCTGCGGACCGCCTGCACCGCGGTCTGGGCGCTCTCCCTGCTGATGCTGGCGGCGCTCGTCACCGCCCGGACCCTGCACTGGATCCACCACCGCGACCAGGCCCGCGCCCACCTCCTCGACCCTGCCGTCGCCCCCTTCTACGGCTGTCTCTCCATGGCCCTGCTCGCGGTCGGCGGCGGCGCCCTCCTCGTGGGCGAGGACTGGATCGGGACGAGCGCGGCGGTCGCGCTGGACGCCGTGCTCTTCGTCTCCGGCACGGCCATCGGCCTAGCGGCGGCCGTCGCGATCCCGTACCTGATGGTGGTCAAGCACCGCATGGAGCCGGGTCAGGCATCGCCCGTCTGGCTGCTGCCCCTGGTGGCGCCCATGGTGTCCGCCGCCCTCGGCCCCCTCCTCGTGCCCCACCTCCCTGCGGGCCAGGCGCAGGAGACACTCCTCTTCGCCTGCTTCGCGATGTTCGGTCTGAGCCTGCTCGCGACCCTGGTGATGCTGCCGATGATCTTCGCCCGCCTGCTGACCGGCGGCCCCTTCCCCCTCGCGCTCACCCCGACGCTCTTCCTCGTCCTCGGCCCCCTTGGCCAGTCGACGACAGCGGTGAACAAGTTCGCCGACACCGCCGCGACAGGCGTCGTCCCCGCCCCCTACGACCAGGGCTTCGCCGTCTTCGCCGTGCTCTACGGCGTCCCGGTGATGGGCTTCGCCCTGCTGTGGCTCGCGCTCGCGGGCGCGATGGTGCTGCGGGCCCGCCGCAAGGGCATGGGCTTCGCGATGACCTGGTGGGCGTTCACGTTCCCCGTCGGCACGTGCGTCACCGGCGCCGAGGGCCTGGGCAAGCACACGGGCCTCGCGGTCTACGACTGGCTGGCACTCGCCCTGTACGCCCTCCTGGTGGCGGCCTGGGCGGTGGCGCTCACGCAGACACTGCGCGGCGTGCTCGACGGCAGGCTGCTCGCAGCGCCTCCGCAGAAGTGA
- a CDS encoding LysR family transcriptional regulator, with protein sequence MGTSSGSAAASGTPPGAPLAHRVPDLGALELLLAVARLGSLGRAAKELGITQPAASSRIRSMERQLGVALVDRSPRGSQLTDAGALVTDWARRIVEAAEAFDAGAQALRDRRDSRLRVAASMTIAEYLLPGWLIALRTQRPDTAVSLTAGNSTAVAERLLAGDADLGFVEGLAVPNGLDSAVIAHDSLIVVTAPGHPWARRRKPLAAEELAATPLILREEGSGTRQVLDAALGGLARPLIELSSTTAVKASAVNGAGPAVLSELAVGEELSARRLVNIPLEGVRLRRALRAVWPTGHRPTGPARDLLSLTRAGAG encoded by the coding sequence ATGGGTACGTCTTCTGGTTCCGCCGCCGCGTCCGGCACGCCGCCGGGGGCACCGCTCGCGCATCGCGTGCCGGACCTCGGGGCGCTCGAACTGCTGCTCGCTGTGGCACGGCTCGGCAGCCTGGGGCGGGCCGCGAAGGAGCTGGGCATCACGCAGCCCGCCGCGAGCAGCCGCATCCGGTCGATGGAGCGGCAGCTCGGGGTCGCGCTGGTCGACCGGTCGCCGCGCGGCTCGCAGCTCACCGACGCGGGGGCGCTCGTCACGGACTGGGCGCGGCGGATCGTGGAGGCGGCGGAGGCGTTCGACGCGGGCGCGCAGGCGCTGCGGGACCGGCGGGACTCGCGGCTGCGGGTCGCGGCGAGCATGACGATCGCCGAGTATCTGCTGCCGGGCTGGCTGATCGCCCTGCGGACGCAGCGGCCGGACACGGCGGTTTCGTTGACGGCCGGAAACTCGACCGCGGTCGCGGAGCGGCTTCTCGCGGGGGACGCGGACCTCGGCTTCGTCGAAGGGCTCGCGGTGCCGAACGGCCTGGACTCGGCGGTCATCGCCCACGACAGCCTGATCGTCGTCACGGCGCCCGGCCACCCCTGGGCGCGGCGCCGAAAGCCGCTGGCGGCAGAGGAGTTGGCGGCGACGCCGCTGATTCTCCGGGAGGAGGGTTCGGGTACGCGGCAGGTCCTCGACGCGGCCCTCGGCGGTCTGGCCCGCCCGCTGATCGAGCTGTCGTCCACCACCGCGGTGAAGGCGTCGGCGGTGAACGGGGCGGGGCCCGCGGTGCTGAGCGAGCTGGCGGTGGGGGAGGAGCTGTCGGCCCGGCGCCTGGTGAACATCCCCCTGGAGGGGGTCCGGCTGCGCAGGGCCCTGCGGGCTGTGTGGCCGACGGGGCACCGTCCCACCGGTCCGGCGCGGGATCTGCTGTCGCTGACTCGGGCGGGGGCGGGTTAG
- a CDS encoding gamma-glutamyl-gamma-aminobutyrate hydrolase family protein, with protein sequence MSETAGRPLIGVSTYLEAKARWGVWELPAALLPVGYPRLVQAAGGIAAMLPPDDPSYADEVVARLDGVVIAGGPDVDPARYGSEREERTGPPAPERDAWELALIEAALASGTPLLGICRGMQLLNVALGGTLVQHMEGHVEAVGVFGAHEVKPVPGTLYESIAPDTCSVPAYHHQAVDRLGRGLVVSAYAEDGTVEAVERPSGSWVLGVQWHPEMGEDLRVMAALVRVAGPSAGRGIA encoded by the coding sequence GTGAGCGAGACCGCCGGCAGGCCGTTGATCGGTGTCAGCACGTATCTGGAGGCGAAGGCGCGCTGGGGCGTGTGGGAGCTGCCCGCGGCGCTGCTGCCCGTCGGCTACCCGCGGCTCGTGCAGGCGGCGGGCGGCATCGCCGCGATGCTTCCGCCGGACGATCCTTCGTACGCCGATGAAGTCGTCGCCAGGCTCGACGGCGTGGTCATCGCGGGTGGGCCCGATGTCGATCCCGCCCGTTACGGCTCGGAGCGTGAGGAGCGCACAGGCCCTCCGGCGCCGGAGCGGGACGCGTGGGAACTGGCGCTGATCGAGGCGGCGTTGGCGTCGGGGACACCGCTGCTCGGCATCTGCCGGGGCATGCAGCTCCTGAACGTGGCGCTGGGGGGCACGCTGGTGCAGCACATGGAGGGACACGTGGAGGCGGTGGGCGTCTTCGGCGCGCACGAGGTGAAGCCGGTGCCGGGCACGCTGTACGAGTCGATCGCGCCGGACACGTGCTCCGTCCCCGCCTACCACCACCAGGCGGTGGACCGCCTCGGCCGGGGCCTGGTGGTGTCGGCGTACGCGGAGGACGGCACGGTGGAGGCGGTGGAACGGCCGTCCGGGAGCTGGGTCCTCGGCGTGCAGTGGCACCCGGAGATGGGTGAGGATCTCCGGGTCATGGCGGCGCTGGTCCGCGTGGCGGGGCCTTCGGCGGGCAGGGGGATCGCCTGA
- a CDS encoding ABC transporter permease/substrate binding protein, with protein sequence MPRIPFGEWVNDSVDWLLSHMAWLFDFFKTVFQGAYDGIADVLQAPEPLILAGIFAVIAFWLRGVVAGVLTFAGFAFIVSLELWDHAMMTLALVLVSTIIALVISVPVGIWAARSSTVSGIVRPVLDFMQTLPAMIYLIPAILFFGMGAPAGIVATLIFALAPGVRMTELGIRQVDKELVEAADAFGTTPRNILLRVQLPLALPTIMAGVNQVIMLGLSMAAIAGMVGTEGLGADVNEAIGQLNVGLGSEAGVAIVILAIYLDRMTSSLGTQVSPLGRRAVAKLRAAQGLNIWNYRPQAAVAVVGVVVLALVAGGMGAFGGSKSENAENSATDGKNVGQGKEINIGYIPWDEGVASTFLWKEILEQRGFKPQTKQLEAGPLYTSLSQGSIDFQTDSWLPTTHASYWKKYGKDLEDMGSWFGPTSLELSVPSYVKGVDSLEDLKGKSGTFKGKIVGIEPSAGMMGLLKDKVLKEYGLDKEYKVVDGSTPAMLAELKRAYAKKEPIVTTLWSPHWAYSDFDLKKLKDPKGSWGKGDGVHTLARKGFSKENPQVAKWLKDFKMSEKQLTSLEAEINKAGKGKQQEAVKAWLKKNPGVVDKLAPLPKNSTPAEAKRPLNAAYFAWDENIAVTNLWKRVLEKRGYKMKLTPSDVGPVYTALAQGDLDLDLDAWLPTAQKQYWDKNKANLKDLGSWYSPTSLEIAVPSYVKDVKSLEDLKGKGDKFKGKIIGIEPGTGVMTALKDKVLPGYGLDKEYKIVSGSTPAMLSELKSAYAKKEPVAVLLWSPHWAYNEYKLTKLKDPKVGFGKGDTIRTISSKEFPKQYPQLTKWLKNFKMSEKELASLENEINKAGKGNEPKAVDSWLKKNPGFEQKMTPQS encoded by the coding sequence GTGCCTAGGATTCCCTTCGGCGAGTGGGTCAACGACAGCGTCGACTGGCTGCTCAGCCACATGGCCTGGCTGTTCGACTTCTTCAAGACCGTCTTCCAGGGCGCCTACGACGGCATAGCCGACGTGCTCCAGGCGCCCGAGCCGCTGATACTCGCGGGCATCTTCGCCGTGATCGCTTTCTGGCTGCGCGGTGTGGTCGCCGGTGTGCTGACCTTCGCGGGCTTCGCGTTCATCGTCTCGCTGGAACTGTGGGACCACGCGATGATGACGCTGGCCCTGGTGCTCGTCTCGACGATCATCGCGCTGGTCATCTCCGTGCCCGTGGGCATCTGGGCGGCGCGGTCGAGCACGGTGAGCGGCATCGTCCGCCCGGTGCTCGACTTCATGCAGACGCTGCCGGCGATGATCTACCTCATCCCCGCCATTCTCTTCTTCGGGATGGGCGCCCCGGCGGGCATCGTCGCCACCCTGATCTTCGCCCTGGCCCCCGGCGTCCGTATGACGGAGCTGGGCATCCGCCAGGTCGACAAGGAACTGGTCGAGGCCGCTGACGCGTTCGGCACCACGCCGCGCAACATCCTGCTGCGCGTCCAGCTGCCCCTCGCGCTCCCCACGATCATGGCCGGTGTCAACCAGGTCATCATGCTGGGCCTGTCCATGGCCGCCATCGCGGGCATGGTCGGCACCGAGGGCCTGGGCGCCGACGTCAACGAGGCCATCGGCCAGCTGAACGTGGGCCTCGGCTCCGAGGCGGGCGTCGCCATCGTCATCCTGGCGATCTACCTGGACCGGATGACCAGCTCCCTTGGCACCCAGGTCTCCCCGCTCGGCCGCCGCGCCGTCGCGAAGCTGCGGGCCGCGCAGGGCCTGAACATCTGGAACTACCGCCCGCAGGCCGCTGTCGCGGTCGTCGGCGTGGTCGTGCTCGCGCTCGTCGCGGGCGGCATGGGCGCCTTCGGCGGTTCGAAGTCCGAGAACGCCGAGAACTCAGCCACCGACGGGAAGAACGTCGGCCAGGGCAAGGAAATCAACATCGGCTACATCCCCTGGGACGAGGGCGTGGCCTCCACCTTCCTCTGGAAGGAAATCCTGGAGCAGCGCGGCTTCAAGCCGCAGACCAAGCAGCTCGAGGCGGGCCCGCTCTACACCTCGCTCTCGCAGGGCAGCATCGACTTCCAGACCGACTCCTGGCTGCCGACGACGCACGCCTCGTACTGGAAGAAGTACGGCAAGGATCTCGAGGACATGGGCTCGTGGTTCGGCCCGACCTCGCTCGAGCTCTCCGTGCCCTCGTACGTCAAGGGCGTCGACTCGCTCGAGGACCTCAAGGGCAAGAGCGGCACGTTCAAGGGCAAGATCGTCGGCATCGAGCCGAGCGCCGGAATGATGGGCCTGCTCAAGGACAAGGTCCTCAAGGAGTACGGCCTCGACAAGGAGTACAAGGTCGTCGACGGCTCGACCCCGGCGATGCTGGCCGAGCTGAAGCGCGCGTACGCCAAGAAGGAACCGATCGTCACCACGCTCTGGTCGCCGCACTGGGCCTACAGCGACTTCGACCTGAAGAAGCTCAAGGACCCGAAGGGCTCCTGGGGCAAGGGCGACGGCGTGCACACGCTGGCGCGCAAGGGCTTCTCGAAGGAGAACCCGCAGGTCGCCAAGTGGCTGAAGGACTTCAAGATGAGCGAGAAGCAGCTCACGAGTCTTGAGGCGGAGATCAACAAGGCGGGCAAGGGCAAGCAGCAGGAAGCCGTCAAGGCCTGGCTGAAGAAGAACCCGGGCGTCGTCGACAAGCTGGCCCCGCTGCCGAAGAACTCCACCCCCGCCGAGGCGAAGCGTCCGCTGAACGCCGCGTACTTCGCGTGGGACGAGAACATCGCCGTCACCAATCTCTGGAAGCGTGTCCTGGAGAAGCGCGGCTACAAGATGAAGCTGACGCCGTCCGACGTCGGCCCGGTCTACACCGCTCTCGCGCAGGGCGACCTCGACCTGGATCTCGACGCGTGGCTGCCCACGGCCCAGAAGCAGTACTGGGACAAGAACAAGGCGAACCTCAAGGACCTGGGCTCCTGGTACAGCCCGACGTCGCTGGAGATCGCCGTCCCGTCCTACGTGAAGGACGTGAAGTCACTCGAGGACCTCAAGGGCAAGGGCGACAAGTTCAAGGGCAAGATCATCGGCATCGAGCCCGGCACGGGCGTGATGACGGCGCTCAAGGACAAGGTGCTCCCCGGCTACGGCCTGGACAAGGAGTACAAGATCGTCTCCGGTTCGACGCCCGCGATGCTCTCCGAGCTGAAGTCGGCGTACGCCAAGAAGGAGCCGGTCGCGGTCCTGCTCTGGTCGCCGCACTGGGCGTACAACGAGTACAAGCTCACCAAGCTGAAGGACCCCAAGGTCGGCTTCGGCAAGGGCGACACGATTCGGACGATCTCCAGCAAGGAGTTCCCGAAGCAGTACCCGCAGCTCACGAAGTGGCTCAAGAACTTCAAGATGAGCGAGAAGGAACTGGCCAGCCTGGAGAACGAGATCAACAAGGCGGGCAAGGGCAATGAGCCCAAGGCCGTCGACTCGTGGCTGAAGAAGAACCCGGGCTTCGAGCAGAAGATGACTCCGCAGTCCTAG